TAAAACCAAACTATCCAGAACTAAAACTATTTATGAAGGTCGTCATTAAGAAATTTCCCATCTCTAACAGTACTTTAGAACAATCAAGGATGGATTCAATGAAACTCTCTTTTAACCTCCAATCTGCAAGCTTTTTTCTATTAAAGATTTGATTTCACTCTTTTCATAACATAGAGCACCATTTGCCAAATATGACGACTCTTCTTATCCAAACCCTTAAACTTCCAATCTAGGAGTAGAATCCTCACTATAGTTAAAAACACCCATTTTTGACCAAAAATTGTTAAAAGAAACATCCATAACAACTTTGTCCTTGCATAGTGGATCAAAATCAGTAAACTCTTCACTCTTTTTGCAAAGGCTATAGCCATTAACCATCATCCGCCCCTTATTCATTAACATAGCTATAGTTGAGATCTTCCCTCATACTACTTcccaagttaaaaaaaaaaatgtgatctCATTAGAGCTCAGGAACCCCATATTTCTTTGGCTAGGAAGTCCCCTAGATTCAGCACATCATGAACTATTGTACAACTTTACATTGAAGATTCCCTTCCCATTATCCTTCCAAACTAAAGATACCTCCCCCTTCTTCTCGCactttcattttataaataaattccCAATATTGAGAAACCCCCTCCATTTCCCAATCTTGGGAGAGTCTTCTAAAATGCACCAGCCACTAACCTCCCCTACCTTTCCTTTCCCACATGTCAACAACAATAGCATTCTTATGGGAAGCTAGTTTGAACAACGGGGAAATGCTCCTTTCAGATAGATCTCTCCGACTCACATATCCCACCAAAATTTTGTTTGTCTACCATTTTTAACCCAAATAGCTATCCTATGGCTAAATTCCTCCTAACCTTTTCGTATGTCTTTCCATAGACTCGTACCAAAAGTCTCCCTCACCTCACAAGTGTTCCACCCCCTAACTAGTTCCCTAAACTTTCCTTGGATGATCTTCCCCAAAAGCACTCTCGCTCAAAGACAAACCTCTATAACCATTAGCCAAGTAAGGCCTAATTAAAAGGAGGTGTTATATAGTTGGGGaggttcttttgtggggaaaaaaaagaaaaaattctggAGTTCCATtccattattcattttttggatggtttggaaggaaaggaatagattagcttttaggggggggggggggggtttagCAATTCAGAGgttcaaatattcttttgtttgttataTCTGGGGTTGGGCTAAGTTGTATATGGAGGAGAAGCTGAATTCCCTTTTAGATTTCCTGGAGTGGATTGCCTCCAGTTGAGgggtggtttgttttttttggtcttttgctTGTTTTTGGCCTTTGCTGCCTGGTATAAGTCCTGTATACGTTGAGGTTTTTTGCCTCTTTAATGAAttgtgtttacttatcaaaaaaaaaaaaaagtaaggcCTAATTAAGAACCTCCAGTCTTTTAATGCCTAAACCTCTGAACTTCTTATTTGCAAAGCTTAGACCAGCTTACTAAATGCAATCTTATTGGCTTCTCAAAGATTTCCCCACAAAAAATCAATCTGAATCCTTTCTAATCTGATCCTCACTTTCCTCGGCATAGTAAAAAAGGACAGACATAGAATAAATTGGTAAGCTTGGGAAAATGCTCTTCAAAAGATCTAATCTTCCTCCTTTTGACAAATACTACTTCTTCCAAGAAGCCAATCTTCTATTGAACCTTTCCTAAACATCATCCCATGCAAACACAAGACTTATGAGGTGCTCCCAAggccaaaataaaataagaagtagGAGTGGAAAACCTCCCAACCTTACACCCAAGCAAAGATCTCAGTCTGCCCACATCCTCCACTTCCCCCACTAGAATAAGTTCACTTTTTTGTAGGTTTATTTTCAGATCTGACACAACCTTGAAGCCTCCTACAATCCACCTCCAATATCTTAGTCGATCCAAACTGGTCTCTCAAAAAAAGAAGAACATCATCCACAAACAAGAGATGGGATACTTGGGAAACCTTCACCCCTTCCGCCCCTGACCTTGAAGCCAGGAATGAACCCTTCCTGCTCAACCCTTGAAATCATACAGCTTAGAGCTTCCATGACaatcataaaaatatgtatgcatgtatgtttcaattttttcctGCTATATCCtgaaattcaaaattctaaCCCACCTCATAGCTACTGTTTAATTAAATCCTTAGGTAAAACTCAAGTTCCCACCAACTTTGATGCTTACTAGGCAGACAAAAAGAGCAGGAAAAAATGACAATGCATTAGTTTAAGCATGCACTCAAGGAGAACCAAAAAAGGCAGCCAAGTTAATAATATGCATGAATGGTGCGTTTTGAGTTATTGGGTCGATTATTGAGAGTGCAATTATTATGAGTTTAATTCAAAGATTCCAATGAATCTACTAGACCTCCAAAATTCAAGCAAAAGTCACATATTTAAAAAGTTAGGAAGAGTTCACTCCCAATCCAAGAAAAGGTACATTAACTACAAGAAACATGTTGATTCATCCCAAGTAAAGGCATCATATATTGTATGCACTTTTATGGTAAAACCAGTTGGCCAACATAATAGAAGCATACTAATATCCAAGCaaagaaatattagaaaatctACCTAAAATGAATTGCTATTCCACCTACTTGGTACTTCTTCATGTTATTGACCTCGTAAGCAACAAATGTAATAGAGTTAAAGAAGCACCAAAATACTGGAATAGAAATACAAATATAATCTAGGCACTTGAGTGCTCCAATCCCTCTTTGCTAATACATTTTttggaaggttggaaaaacccTCCCTCTTGCAGTGAGACACATGCATCCACTCTCATTCTTCATCTCTCAGGACATGAAAAGGATGTCTTGTTTCAGTGCACAGCACACAACCAAATCCAACATTGAAATGTATCAACACATGAGAAAGCCACATATGTGCTGTCTAAGCActgtaagtttatttttatgaatataaatatgtaataaGTATTTACCTGCATAACTATGCCACACATGTTGTGTGACTAGACAAATCCTTCCATCTTATTACTCTCCATCTACAGCCATAGGTTTTTCTCAAATTCCAAGTAACATGATACGAAGGCAAGAGATATGAAGTACCAGACAAAAAGCATGTCAAGTACTTCCTTGAACAATGAGCTGCATAATCTCATGATATGCAATGATAATAGAACATTCCAACAAATCATCCATTCATATATATCCAACAAGTAAATAATAGAGATCAGGCATCGAAGTAAGAGTCATGTAAACAATAtcttattttactatttatCCTCACAAACATAATACAGCAAAGTATAGTTATGCTTCACAACTAAGAACAAAAGAGCAAAGAAATTCAATACACTAACTACATgcaaaagaggaaaaaggaaaacccACCTGCATCAACCACTGTAGTTCTCATCTGAAGCATCAGTGTCTTCATCATCCCCTTGCCGTATTTTTGCAATCTCTGCCTGAGTTCTCTCTAGCATCTCCTTCCTACGCAACTCCAATTCTCTATGAAAATCCATCCTCATCTTCTCCAACTCCATCATCTGCTGCCTCTTGGTCTTCTCAATCTTCTCGTAAATCTCACCAAACTTCTCAATTGAATCTGCCAACAACCTAATTGAAGATCCCTCCTCATCGTCCCCTCCCGGGTTAGTCCTCTTCAGAGGAAGGCCCTCTGAATCATCATCACCATACTCCGAATTCCCAGGGCTATCCCTCATCTCATCCAATCCGTTCGACCTATTCAAATAAACTCGGGGATTCATAAACACGTATTCCCCGGAATCAACCCCACAAGCAAGCCCATACTGTTGCCGACTTGGAGTTGGCGACAACCCCATTAACGCATCCATCTTCTTGTAGAAAACCCATTTGCTATTCCCACCTCCCATTTCCTCCACTTTAGCCCTCTCCTTCTTGTACTTCTTCTTCAACGTATCCAATCGATTTCTACACTGCATATCCGTTCGTTCAATCTTGGAACCCTCCGAGACCTTCTCTGCAACATCGGCCCAATCATCAGACCTCAAACTCTTCCTCCCAAGCTGAACAAACCTCTCTCCCCACGCCTCCAACAACAAGAAAGTCTCGTGCTCCGTCCACTCCGCCGACGAATTCCGTCCGCCGAACGGCAACCTCGAGGTCGGCGGCGGCACCACACGTGGGGCGAACTCGTAATTGTTAACCAAATCCCTCAGCTTCCGCTTCTTCGGATTCAACCCCGAGTCTCCCGCGGGTTCAATAACATCGTCGTCCTCGTCGTCGTCTTCCTCGTCATCGTCTTCGTCCAATTCATCCTCTTCTTGGGCGTTGTCTTCGTCGTCCTCCTCCTCATCTACGACGTCGTATTGAGGTGGGACTTGAAGGGCATACGAGGCGTTTCGCACGGGAAGCTTCTGGCGGTTGGAAGACGGCGCCGTATTGAAGGAGGAATGGTGATTGACGGAGTACCGTTTCGGAGGGTACCCAGCATCATCTTCAGTATCGTCCATGTCACAGATAATTTAGAGTTGCGAATACCAAAACCTGACCCTAATTTCAACGTAAAGATTCCGATTTCATAATTTCAGGAACCGTCATCTGAAACCAAATCATATGAAGAACGAATCTCGAAATTCAGAAAACCCTAATTGACATGAGTTGGGGATGGTCTTGTTAGGGTTTTGTAGGtcggagagagagagagatagagagagccGAGGTTTTTGACTACTTGGCTCTGTAAATCTATCGAGGTTCCATCACCTCGGCAAACATCGGATCTTTTCGGCAACACGATTTTCCGTACACAATCTTGACTCCATTCATGAAATTGATCTCACTCCCTCATCagatatctaattttttaaaataaaatataaataaatggaaagTATTTTATTGAATGCAACTTCTAAATCATTGAACAACCTCATCAACTCACATTTTACTACAAATTCTTATAATTTCTAAAAAGAGTCGGACAATTACTTAATgccaaataataaatttgaggaTAAGATTTGTGCAAAATCTTTACTACATCattatttgaagtttttttttttttttttttttaactacgCATATTTTCTTGGGTTCATCTCAAACTGTGCAGACCGATCCAATCCATCTTTGTTGATTCAAATTTAAAGGCCAACCCTAGATCCAAAACATGGGCCCACGTCAACATGGGCCGAAGGCGTGTGGATGGATCTGCTTCAAATGGCATTGTCTCTTTACAATAAAATCATTACTTCTACCATGAGGTGTTGCATCCAAGCATTTACTTGAGCCCAATCCGGTTCGGTCCATCTTTTGGGTCGGAGGACACGTGAACCGGTGTTCTGGATTGGCTTCTTTTTGCCCTTTAGCAAAAGGAGTGGTATCCCACCCCACAGCATTGGGCCACTGGTGGAATGGAGGatattgaagttttgaaaaatccatGAACTATAATTTAAGTGGAGGGGTTGATAGACTGAAATGGCATAAGAACAATACACAGCATTTGATATGTCCTGCCGATGCCAATATGCTATTTTTGAATGAAGTGGCAtgcttcttttctcatccaaaCAGAAGGATAGCATGAATTTCATTAATTCTAAAGAAAGAGAAATGGGATGAGAGGGGAAGGGTCAAGGGTGGCCATGAATGCGATATATGGCAGTCACGTAGATGGTCATGTTGTCGAGCGGTGAAGCAATTATTAAAATGTCCCAACTTCCAACAATATTTAATCtctcttacttttttttaaaattggtttgttgggaattttttttaagaaaaagtaTTGGAATAGGAGGAAGAAGCAGCAGTGGGAATATTAAATAAGGTAGGTCGAAGAAGTTTCTATATAAAGAGATGAAATGTTGCATGTAATGTGTGTAGCAATGGGAAGTTTCATGGCGGGAAAATTTGGTTGGGGGGTTTTGTGGGTTTGGGTGTTGGTGGTGGTGGGCTGTGCATGTGTTGAGGGTAGGAAACTTGATGAGAAGAACGATGGAGGAGTGAAGAAGCCAGAGTGGTTTTTTGATGGTAATCCAGGATGGGGTGGTGGTGGGTGGAAAGGGCTGAGTTTTGGGCATTCCTTCAGTTTTGGTAAGGGGGTGGGGTTTAGTTTTGGTTCTGGAAAACCTGGCATTGGCGGGAAACCTGATTGTGttggtgggggtgggggtggcggcattggtggtggaggtggaatTGGCGGCGGCAGTGGTGGGGGGATAGGTGGTGGTGGCGGGAAACACCAcaagaagaaggaaaagaagcATTATGGTGGTGGTGTTGGAGGAGGAATTGGCGGTGGAGGTGGAACTGGAGGAGGAgttggtggtggaggtggaacTGGAGGAGGAAttggtggtggaggtggtggtggtatTGGAGGAGGGGCTGGAGGAGGCATTGGGAAGGGAATAGGAGGTGGAGGTGGTGCGGGTGGAGGAGGGGCTGGAGGAGGCATTGGGAAGGGAATAGgtggtggaggaggaggaggtggtggtggtatTGGAGGAGGGGCTGGAGGAGGCATTGGGAAGGGAATAGGTGGTGGAGGTGGTATGGATGGAGGAGGGGGGGGAGGCATTGGCAAAGGGATCGGTGGTGGTGCTGGTGGTGGATTTGGGGGAGGCATAGGTAAAGGGATTGGTGGGGGAataggaggtggtggtggtggcggtggCGGTGGCGGAGGCATCGGCAAAGGAGTTGGTGGAGGCGCTGGTGGTGGATTCGGGGGAGGTGTAGGCAAAGGGattggtggtggtggaggaggCTTCGGAGGAGGTGGGGGGGGCGGCTCTGGCGGAGGGATTGGAGGAGGTTTCGGGGGCGGTAGTGGTGTTGGTGGAGGAATCGGTGACGGTGGTGGAGGATTTGGTGGGGGTGGAGGCGCTGGAGGGGGCATTGGTGGAGGTGCCTGAATCGGCAACGACGGTGGTGTAATTGGCACTTCTGTTAACAACGCTGAAGTAAAGAAACCATGAAGCAGAATCACTCCGTAATAAAGCGACAGTGTAAGGCTGCAGACTTACACCTCTACCTCTACATTATGCCACTAAGACCTTGTAtctctttctttcatatttACACTCCCCTGTTTCCTCCTACTCCATGTATCTTTTAATTAACATTATCTTAACAAAGTACTCTATTTATGTGGTTCCCATAGCAGGATCTTCTGCAATCCCATCTCTTTCATTAACTTCCTCTCCGAATTCCTTTGCACCCAAATATATAAATGGATTCAGGATTTGATCTGTCACTAAGATTTTGATCTATTGACTAAGATAAAGACAGAATAATCATAAACAATATAGAGTTGAATTTTTACCACTTCACTTTTTTCATGGATTccattattcaaaaaaaaaaaaatcatacaaaagaGAAATGtttttacctatttttttttttttagtataattcTTAAAATACGATTGAAGTGCATAAGAAGgttatatttattaaacatgTACAGATATAGCTATCTATATATCCATCTCCTCTTTTATTGCATTTCTATTCGAGTTTGTGCTctatcaaaattcaaatttttattttctattcaatgAAAATTGACACACTATCATTTGAATTTACTATGGGCATCATATTCATATATAGATAAGATACTTTATTAGATATTTATGtaagaattatgttttggggttACATATATTCATAATTGCTCTTATAATTAAAGTATGaaggattttttattcaaaaaaatcaatattgatTAGTTTCTTTCAACTATAGTATCCCACATAACAACTCAAGTGAAGACAAATTCAAATCCTATTGAGGGTTCTTTTGTAACGATACGCTCCCAACAACTTTAAAACGCTTCTACAAAGTTAAGAGaaattcatacttatataatcCCTAATGtaggatgtcacaaacacccaTACCGAGGTCGAACCGTGTAGATAATGTCcgttttttttatccaaatggGCTCTCATGGCTTTAAAATGCGTTTATAGGATTAAGaaaagtttatatttatatagcATTAGAAACTTTTCCCCTATTCGATGTGAGGATGTCACAAAAAGTCTCTTGATGATATTTCAATGTATaaacacccaaaaaaaaaaaagaaaaaaaaaaaagaggagaatCTGCCATCACCCACATTTATTTCCATCCACAAGTGGAATTAGGCagcaaatttaaaatatcatacatTTAAATGGTAGACACTTGGGACATCACACCAACTTGAGAGTGAGGGATAGTTTACAAACCACAAGTCAGCTCAGGATGAGAATTTTTCAGAAATCTCCATCGTA
Above is a window of Vitis vinifera cultivar Pinot Noir 40024 chromosome 11, ASM3070453v1 DNA encoding:
- the LOC100245606 gene encoding trihelix transcription factor ENAP1, whose product is MDDTEDDAGYPPKRYSVNHHSSFNTAPSSNRQKLPVRNASYALQVPPQYDVVDEEEDDEDNAQEEDELDEDDDEEDDDEDDDVIEPAGDSGLNPKKRKLRDLVNNYEFAPRVVPPPTSRLPFGGRNSSAEWTEHETFLLLEAWGERFVQLGRKSLRSDDWADVAEKVSEGSKIERTDMQCRNRLDTLKKKYKKERAKVEEMGGGNSKWVFYKKMDALMGLSPTPSRQQYGLACGVDSGEYVFMNPRVYLNRSNGLDEMRDSPGNSEYGDDDSEGLPLKRTNPGGDDEEGSSIRLLADSIEKFGEIYEKIEKTKRQQMMELEKMRMDFHRELELRRKEMLERTQAEIAKIRQGDDEDTDASDENYSG
- the LOC104880677 gene encoding glycine-rich cell wall structural protein 1, giving the protein MGSFMAGKFGWGVLWVWVLVVVGCACVEGRKLDEKNDGGVKKPEWFFDGNPGWGGGGWKGLSFGHSFSFGKGVGFSFGSGKPGIGGKPDCVGGGGGGGIGGGGGIGGGSGGGIGGGGGKHHKKKEKKHYGGGVGGGIGGGGGTGGGVGGGGGTGGGIGGGGGGGIGGGAGGGIGKGIGGGGGAGGGGAGGGIGKGIGGGGGGGGGGIGGGAGGGIGKGIGGGGGMDGGGGGGIGKGIGGGAGGGFGGGIGKGIGGGIGGGGGGGGGGGGIGKGVGGGAGGGFGGGVGKGIGGGGGGFGGGGGGGSGGGIGGGFGGGSGVGGGIGDGGGGFGGGGGAGGGIGGGA